From Mercenaria mercenaria strain notata chromosome 17, MADL_Memer_1, whole genome shotgun sequence, the proteins below share one genomic window:
- the LOC128549896 gene encoding uncharacterized protein LOC128549896 produces MDKTISEMDNLMKKKQKDIEDNMKTKVTFLKEIEAFRKEINEALDRLEQASVTEVDENCGKMDQELRMELKTIQETLDKLTTCKAEMVSAQRNSSQQFVNMKISENIISDMKKATLRSTNVLKDSMSFERNSEILHFLRNHESLAKKPLLMKHGLYEVQSKKSYNVKLNDDVSTCDIWSSCILDSGDILLADYENKKIKLVDCETYRVRNSLKVSTEPQSVCKISNVEAAVSLYNNTVQFVSTKNKLAPTRSLTFGHFCRGIAVMDGHLAISYLSKAYIYTMNGQYLKTIEKDRFGSNMFHQIRETCSSDNGRTIHMVDDMKDLVTIGRDGNVMWQYSSQEIKDTWGVCTDGNGNVFVSGAVSRNVTQLGSDGAYLGEVVSKAHDLNCPRAISFHRKQRKLFVTDSNELHVFRVQ; encoded by the coding sequence ATGGACAAAACAATTTCCGAAATGGATAACttgatgaaaaagaaacaaaaagatatAGAAGATAATATGAAAACAAAGGTTACCTTCTTAAAAGAAATCGAAGCATTTAGGAAAGAAATCAACGAAGCTTTGGATCGACTTGAACAAGCTTCTGTCACTGAAGTAGACGAAAATTGTGGTAAAATGGACCAAGAGTTGCGAATGGAATTGAAGACAATACAGGAAACTCTCGATAAACTTACTACATGTAAAGCTGAAATGGTATCAGCACAGAGGAATTCATCGCAACAGTTTGTTAATATGAAGATATCCGAGAATATAATATCGGATATGAAAAAGGCCACATTACGATCGACAAATGTACTGAAAGATAGCATGTCGTTTGAGAGAAATTCAGAGATACTGCATTTCCTTCGAAATCATGAATCACTTGCAAAGAAGCCACTTCTAATGAAGCACGGGCTTTACGAAGTTCAAAGCAAGAAAAGCTACAATGTAAAGTTGAATGACGACGTCAGTACTTGTGATATTTGGTCTTCTTGTATACTTGACTCTGGTGATATTTTGTTAGCAGACtatgaaaacaagaaaataaaacttgttgACTGTGAAACTTACAGAGTGCGAAATTCATTGAAGGTGTCCACCGAGCCTCAATCTGTATGCAAGATTAGTAATGTGGAAGCAGCGGTAAGCCTTTACAATAATACTGTACAGTTTGTGTCCACCAAGAATAAGCTTGCGCCTACACGCTCACTGACGTTTGGTCATTTTTGTAGAGGTATTGCTGTTATGGATGGCCATCTGGCAATAAGTTATCTATCAAAGGCATATATCTACACAATGAATGGACAGTACCTGAAGACAATAGAAAAAGACAGGTTCGGAAGTAACATGTTTCATCAGATTCGTGAGACTTGCTCGAGTGATAACGGTAGGACAATTCACATGGTTGATGATATGAAAGATCTGGTAACTATCGGCAGAGACGGTAATGTTATGTGGCAATATTCTAGCCAAGAAATAAAGGATACCTGGGGAGTATGTACAGACGGAAATGGCAATGTGTTTGTGAGTGGTGCGGTATCGAGAAATGTTACACAACTAGGATCTGACGGGGCGTATCTTGGAGAAGTTGTCTCTAAAGCACATGACTTAAATTGTCCAAGAGCAATAAGCTTCCATAGGAAACAACGCAAGCTGTTTGTAACGGATAGCAACGAACTACACGTATTTCGCGTTCAATAA